The window GAAGTGAATTCATCCCCGGGATTAGAAGGCATCGAAAAAACCACCAAGAAAGATATTGCGGCAACCATCATCAGCTATATTGAGAAGGCCGTTGAAGAGCGTAAGAAGAACCCGGCCCGCAAGAAAAAAGCGAAGAAGCATGCCTGAGTTTATTACCATCAATAAGCAGAGAATCGGGCTTGGGGAACAAAAGATTGTGAATCTAAACATCGCCCGGCTGCCAACTTACACCAGCATCGATTTACCCGTGTTGGTTTATCGCGCGCCCAAAGACGGACCGGTTTTGTTACTTACCGGGGGTCTTCACGGTGACGAAGTAAACGGGGTTGAAATTGTTCGGCGCATGATTGAACGCGAGATCGTTATTCCCGAAAAAGGAACGGTTATCGCCATCCCGATTGTGAACATTTATGGCTTTATTCAGAATTCTCGTGGCTTGCCGGACGGGAAAGATATCAATAGAAGTTTTCCCGGAGCAAAAGGCGGTTCACTGGCTAAATTACTGGCTCATACCTTAATGAAAGAAATTATTCCGGAAGTGGACTGCGGCATTGATTTCCATACCGGAGGTGCTGCGAGGGCCAATTATCCTCAAATACGCTGTTCATTCAAAATAAAAAGAGCCAAAGAGCTGGCCACAGCGATGGGTGCTCCGGTTATGATGCATTCCTCGCTGATCTCCAAATCATTCCGGAGTGCGGCTCATAAAAAAGGGAAAGAAATTCTGGTTTATGAAACCGGGGAATCGCTTCGCTACGACGAAACCGGTATTGAAGAAGGCATTGAGGGCACTCAAAGACTCATGAAATATCTGGGTATGATTACGAGTGCTCCGGAGCCAAATAAAACGAAAGTATTTAACAATTCTACATGGATACGAACCAAAAATGCCGGGTTGTTTATCACCAAAGCTGAACTTGGGGAAGAGTTCAACAAACGACAAGTCCTGGGATCAATTAAAGATCCGTACGGGGAATTGAACTCCCGCGTTGTGGCACCTCATGACGGCATGGTAATCGGTCTAAATAACTGTCCTGTAGTAAATAAGGGTGATGCCCTCATTCATTTTGCATATAACAAATAACGAACAAATACTGTGGAAATAGATTTATTATTTACCGCCATTAAGCCTTCCGATTGGAAGAATGTATCCGATAACGGCAGCTTTAGTCCCGATTCCATTGAAGAAGCCGGGTACGTGAGATCTTTTACCGGAGAACATGCCGAAAAAGTAATCAATCACTACTTTGAAGGAGAAGAGAAACTACTGTTGATCGTATTGGATCCGCTTCGAATACAGACGCCCATTAAGCACATCGAAGAAGACGGGTTCAGCTTTACAGCTATACAGGGAGCGGTTTCTATTGATGCCATTATTGACAAAATAAAGCTGAGTTCTGATAAAAAAGGAAAGTTCTCGCTTAACGTTAAACACTTCGATTGAGCAACGATCCGTCATATTGCTTCATCATTAATTGTGCATCCAATGCTTTTCGGGCTGAGGCTTTTTTCAGAAGCAAAGAAGCGGAGCTTGAGGATAAATTTCCCGGGACTTCTTTCATTTACGTAAGGAAAGATGATTCCATTGCTGAAATTGCCCGGCAAAAGTCCGCGGAACATTCCCATGTCATTGCTTGCGGTGGAGATGGTACCGTTAACCGGGTGGCTAACGGTCTGATTGGTCGTGACAGTAAACTTGGGGTAATACCAATTGGTAGTGGAAATGATTTTGCTCAAAGTATTGGCCTGAGTAAAGATTTCGATAAAAATATTCAGGTATTGATACAGCAGGAAACTAAACAGGTGGATGCAATCAAGAGTGAGTGGGGATATTTCATCAACACCACCGGAATTGGCGTTGATGGGCTAACCAACTACTATGCTTCAAAATCCGGCTTTAAGAGTGGTTTTTTACGTTACTTTTTGGGTGGACTGAAGGCTTTATCAATGTCTGAGCCCTTTAAAGCCAAAATTTCAATTTCTGGTCTTAATGATGCCATCGAACAACAGGTATGGATGGTGGCCGTAGCCAATGGGAAATCTGAAGGAGGGAAGTATCAAATTTCTCCGTCTTCTATAAATTCTGACGGAAAAGTTGAACTTATTGTGGTGAAGGCGGTTTCCAGAATGCGATTAATTTTGGAGTTCCTGAAACTTTCCTTCGGTTTTTCCTTCAACAAAAAGATAGTGGATGAATATTTATTTGCGGATACCGTAACCATAAGCACAGATCGTGTGCTTAAGTCTCATGCAGATGGTGAACAAGTACCGAAAACCGATCACTTCGTGTTCGAAGTTTTACCGGGTGCGTTAGAAGTGATAGTTGCTTCATAAAAATTCAGAAAAGCGCTTCATTAAATCTTCACTATTCCTGGGTACTCTTAGGTAACTTCTAAACAAAAGGAGGATAACACTATGAGAGGTCCGGTTAAAATAATCGATCGCAAAAATGATCTGAAACAAGGCTATTTACTCCGTCTGGAAATTGGCTTCATACTTTCACTGCTGATTTTTATATCTGCTTCCAAGCTCACCATCAAACCTTCTGAGAAAGGTGATCAAATTGTAGTGGACAGACAGGAAGAAGTTTTTGTTGAAGAGATCGTTCAAACAAAACAAGAAGTTAAGGCACCGCCGCCACCACGCCCAATGATTCCCGTCGAAGTTCCCAATGATGAAATCATAGAAGATGAACTCATTGATCTTGATGCGGAACTGGATATGGATGCGGCCATCATGGAATTACCACCGCCACCGCCAAGAATGATTGAACAAGAGGAAGAAGAGGAAATCTTCGTGGTAGTAGAGCAGATGCCGGAACTGATCGGAGGACTTGCCGCAGTTCAAAAGCATATAACCTATCCTGAAATGGCCCTTAAGGCCGGTATAGAAGGACGGGTTGTAGTTCAATTCCTTATCGACAAAGAGGGCAATGTGCTTGATCCGATTGTGGTGCGCGGAATTGGAGGTGGCTGCGATGAAGAAGCTTTGAAAGCAGTGCAGAAAGTAAAATTCAAACCAGGTAAACAACGCGGACAACCAGTTATAGTACGCTACAGCTTACCGGTTGCTTTCAGACTTCAGGAAACAAACAGCTGATATTCCATCAAAACGAGTAACTAAGATTGTAAGTGGGTAAAAGGAGTCTTGGGCAGAAATGTTCAGGACTCTTTTTCTGCGAGTCGGTTGATAGTACTTTTTAGTTCGTCAAAACTAACGGGCTTGATCAGGTAATCAATGAAATCGGTGGTTTTAGCTCTCTCACGATTCAGAGGATCAGAGTTCCCGGTGATATAAATAACAGGTACGTCGTTTGCTTTTTCACGAAGGGCAGTCATTGCATCAATTCCATCAACATCATCCTCAAGCATAATGTCCATTAAAACCAGATCGGGATTGAGAGCATCGATCTTTTCAATAGCTTCGTGACCTTTGGTAATTATTTCTATAACCTCATAGTTCAGCCGCTCGATCATTTTTGAAAGAAGCAGTGAAAGAACTTTATCGTCTTCAACAATAATAATTTTCATACCGCGAAAGATAGTTGATTTATATTAACTCAGCCAGCGTTGTTAACAACAAAGTAAGAAGATTTTATAAGGGCATCGTAATTATAATATCGTAATAATATAGAATGTGTCGTATAATTTATATTATGTAAAGTAAGGTTGATTCACTAATATAGTCTTCTTCCCTCATACACAAAATTGTCTTCTAAGAATTCAGATAGAATTGAATAGAATGCGATTAGTTTAGTCCGGCCAGTACTTCCTGAACTTTGGAGAGGTTCGGTATTTTGCCTGAGTCTTCCAGTATTTCCTGGTGCACTACTCTTCCCTCTTTATCTATTACAAATACCGACCGCTTGGATACGCCTTTCATTCCGAAGTAATCATCATACAAAGAGTCGTACTTTGCACTTACTTCTTTATTGAAGTCGCTTAGAAGCGAAAAATTCAAATTGTTTGCTTCTTTGAAAGCCTTTAGAGTAAAAAAACTGTCAATGCTTATGGCCAGTACTTCCGCATCCAAAGAATTGTAGATTTTAAGATTATCTCTTGTTGAACAGAGTTCTTTGGTGCAAACCCCGCTAAAAGCTAACGGGAAAAAAAGCAGAACTACGTTTTTCTCTCCTTTAAAATCAGATAGAGATACGTCTTCGTTGCTTGTGTTTTTCAGGGTAAAATCCGGGGCTGTTTTCATGCACTTATATAGTTACTGGTTATTGAAATCTTCGCTCTTGATAAATCGATAAGTCATGAAAAGAATTCCCACTGAAAGTAAGATTTCGGTAATCCAGATCAATTCAGGAGCCGTTCTGTTAAATACGAGCCAATATCCAAGGTATGCTATTCCAATACAGCTCAACCCGATAATGTAGTACCTTCTGCGGCGTTTACGTGCCTGATTTATGGTAAAAACAAGAACGGTTACCGTTAGCGCCCCGCCCTGGTAAATGGCATTAATGAGGTCTTTTATAACCGTAAAATCGATGATGAGCGGAAAGAAAAGGAAACTCACAAAGGGTAACGCAGTCAGGTACATCGGAAAGCGGGCAAATATGGGCTTAGACTCCCTGATGAGCACCAGCAGTCCGCTTATATAAAAGGTAACTGCTACCAATTTCCCCCATTGAAAAAGGTTAATTGGTGCTTCAACTTGGAATAGATCAAGCAGATACGGAATGGATATGAATAAAGCAGCCAGGCTAAAATAAAGGTCCAGCATGGTTCTGCGCTGAATAAATCGCTTCAACAACAGGAAGCTAACTGTTCCGAAGGAAAACGAGACAACTAAATCAATCCATTTAGCCGGTTCCATCAGCTTTCGGGATTTCTGCTTTCCAGCTCACGCTGCATCTGCTTACTGTTTTGATAGGTAAGTACGAGGTCCGCTATTTCTTTCAGTGTAGCCCGTTCTTTGCGCACCATTTGATTGGTAAACTCATACAAAGAAATGGTTTGCCTGCCTTTGGTAATCTCTCTCTCCCAATCAATTAGGTTGATGTTCTTGATGAGGTTTAAGATGGCAACCCGGTGCTTCGAAATCTTATAAAGCAGTTTCTGAATATCTTTAGCCAGCTCCTCATCTTTCTCAAAAGTCTCTTCCGGGTCGGTGTAAGCATTCAGGTTAATGGGCCTTACGCTTTTAAATGCATCCTCAATCACTTCCCGATAATAATTTTGCTGAGCGTGATCCAGGAACATCAGAATCTCGGCGATGGAACGTCTTCCGGGGGAAGTTTCATCATAAGGAACAGAATCAATTACATATTTGAGTGCTTCGGCCTCATGTTCAAGGTAAGCTACATCATCAATAAGGGAATCAATCTGGCTCTGTTTTATATCCATCTTGTAAGAGTAATTAGGTATTCCAGCTGGAAGATGCCGGGGTTGAATCATTTTTTTCTTGCTGCTCAATCATATCAACCAAAGACAATCCCGTGTTCCAGTCTTTGTCTCTATCTCTTACGGAGTGAATGTTATTTTCTTCCTGGAAATCCCAGAATGAACCAAACTGGCGGTTCCTATAATTCTTCAGATACTCAAGACGATCGGCTACGTCTTCTTTAGGTACAAGTAAACGCTCTTTATCATAGATGGCATCTTCCCTTGACTCAAATACAATATCGTAATCCTTACTCATCACGATAGCTTCTTCGGGGCAAACTTCTTCACAATATCCGCAATAAATGCATCGCAGCATATTAATTTCGAAAAAGTCAGGATATCTTTCCTTCTCATCTTCGGTCTCTTTGGCTTGCATGCTAATGGCAAGCGGTGGACAAGCCCGGGCGCACAGCCCACAAGCTACACAACGCTCTTTGTTATGGTCTTCAACCAAAACCGGCCGACCCCGGAAAATTGCCGGTGGATCCCATTTCTCTTCCGGATAATTGAGCGTAAATGAGGGCTGAAACATTTGTTTAAAGGAATACCACATTCCCTTCAATATCTCAGGCAGATACAGTTTCTCAAGAAAATTGAGCTTCCGCTCATTCTTATAATTATCGCTTAGTGCGTTTACTGTAGGTTTTTCGAGATTCTTAGCCATTCAATTCGAATCGTTTTCGTGTCTGTATTAGCACTCAAAAATAAACCATTGTTGGGTTAGCATCAAAGTTATTTATGAGCTTTTCTATTTTATTTTTGGCGGAAAACCATGGTAATCGGAACGCCGAGGAACCCAAATCGTTCCCGGATTTTATTTTCAATGTACTTGCGGTAATTCGGGGGCAGTTCGTGTGGACTGTTCATGAAAAACTTAAACACCGGTGGATTGCTTTTAACCTGAGTAGCATAAGTAATTTTTAACTGCTGTCCCCTTTTCATAGGCAGGGGCTTCTCTCCCAGCATTTGCTCCAGGAAGTCGTTGAAGTCTGGTGTGGAAATTTCTTTTCTGCGTTCGGCTATTACTTCATCAGCTACATCCAAAACGCGGTGAATCCGGGTTTTGTTCAACGCGGAAATAGTCACGATTGGAACATAATAAAGCTGAGGAACCGAGGTGTAAATATAATCCTCAAACTCGCGTACGGTATTTGTGTCTTTTTCAGGAACCAAATCCCATTTATTAAGGACGATAACCAGGCCTTTATTAAATTTCTCTGCTTCGCGGATTACCCGTTTATCCTGAGCATCAAAGCCTTGCATCGCATCCACAATAAGAATGGCTATATCACACTCGCGTATGGCCCGATCGGTGCGGATGGTGCTGTAGAACTCAATGTTCTCCTTTACTTTGGTGCGTTTACGCAGTCCGGCTGTATCTACAAGCAGGTATTCTTTGTCGTCATATTCCAGGTTACTGTTGATGGAATCGCGGGTAGTTCCGGCAATGTCGGTAACAATAGCCCTTTCGTCATTGAGTAAAGCATTAAACAAACTGCTTTTTCCTACATTCGGGCGACCGATAAAAGCCAGTTTTGGAATATCATTCTCCTCTTCCGGCTCTTCTTCCTCCGGCAGCAATTCCACAACCCGGTCCAATAAATTACCGGTTCCCGTTCCATTGATAGAGCTCACAGGAAACAGATCTTCAATGCCAAGTTCATAAAACTCGGTGGAGTTCATGCGTCGTTCTTCGTTATCAGCTTTATTACTAACCAACAATACGGGTTTATCCTGCTGGCGCAATAGATTAGCAACGGCTTTATCGAGGGTATTGATGCCATCCTTTACATCCACCACAAATAATATCACATCCGACTCTTCGAGCGCAATGTGTACCTGTTCGCGGATTCCCACAACCATGACATTCATTTCATCAGGCAGATATCCTCCGGTGTCAATTACGGTGAAGTCGCGACCGTTCCAGAACGATTCTCCGTAGTGTCGATCCCGGGTTACACCGTACTCATCGTGAACAATTGCTTTACGGGTTCCTATGAGTCTGTTAAATAATGTGGATTTACCAACGTTGGGGCGTCCTACAATGGAAACTACTGGGAGCATTTTAAGTCTTAGATTCTTAGATTAAACAAGCAATAAAGGTACGCATTATTCAGCACTATATTAACTATGCTTCAAAGCTTTTATGACAATCTCGGCTTCTTCGGCGCGCTCATTACCGCGTTCTCTCTGTTTATCTTTTTCATTTTGTGGATAGCGGGAATCGCAGGCATCTCTCTACCCTATGACGGCGGCCAAAAGAAAGGCAAAGACTGGCAGATTATATTGGCCGTTTTATTCCCACCCTATCCGGTTATATGGTTAATCGTGGACATGTACCTGCAACGAAAATATATGCGTGAAGAGGATAATTAAGCTGAGCTCTGATTAAAAAGGAACCACGGCTTGTACTCTATAGTACATATCCGATTTAGCATCGGTGAATAATTGGTGAGCCGGTTGAGCGACCCCAAAAGCGTGAGAAATGGATAACCCGGCTATGGAAATTTCATTTTTCAGTTCTGCTCCTGCTCCCCATCGTTGAATGGTTCCGGTTTCACCGGATTCTGACCGGGCGTCCCAAACAATCCCGCCGTCTGTGAACAGTGAAATGCTTACTCCTCCCAATCTAACGAATCCCAATATCTGCGTCTGTCACGATGGTATAAATGGGATTCGGTATTCAACACTACCAAAAGCTACCTGCTTGCCGGTTACAAATTTCCGATATCCCCTGATTCGCTCATTATCACCAAAAAACTGAAGTGGAATATCATTAGGCAGACTGATATCAACATTGTCGTACCGGGAAAATCCGATATAATTTTGAGGCAGATTATTGCCCCATTGAGATTGGAATCTTCCTTCCAAAAAAATCCTGTTCAATCCAAGAAAAGGCTGAACGGTATAGCCATGAATATCAGAAGTTAGCGTTCGGGTGTCCGATCCAATAATTTTCTCGGAAGCTTTAACGCTCAATTGAAGTCCGGTTCCATCCAGCGGGTGGTAGCTGTTATTCTTCCAGGGACGCTGTTTCTTGATTTGCCAGCTTAGCTGAAGATCTGTAACCGTTGCATTTTGCGGAGTAGCGAGATTCGGGTTTGATGTGAACCGGTTTTCTCCCATCGGATCAGTTGAATAATGCCGGAACCTGGCCGACCAGCTACTGTTTTGATAGGAAGAAGAAAATACATCCAACGGCCAGTTTATGGCAATATCTGCTCCGATGTACTCCTCAAACAGGAATTCTTCTCCGTAATACTGTCCATTCTCCGGTATTTGATATACCGAAAAGGTCAGTGTTGGGTAAAGCTGGTTATTGATATAGGATAGCGCCCCGTAGGACTTATTCAGTGGATCGGGAATGGAAAGCCACCCTCCTCCTGAAATAGTATGTTTAGCCAGCGGTTCCGTCCAGTTAGAGGTGGCAAATACCCCCCAGTCGTTTGCATCGGAATAATAGGGAAAGCCAAAAGAAGCAATGTGTGTCAGATTCTGAAATGCATTGTAGGAATACCGGTCGGTAATTAATGCAGGATTTGGTTTAATGTTTGATGGAATTTCATTTTCAGGAGACTGATGCCTCCAGCTGGCATAGGTTTCCGGAAGATTCAATTCCGGCTGATAGACTTCCCGTCCGGCAGAAACAAAGTGCAGTTTATCCTGTGTGCGGGTTTCTGAAGCTCCTATAACCAAATGCTCTTCACCGGTTGAGTCAAAATCGGAAACCCATCCAAATACTTCCCCTCCTGTAAACAGATTGGTAAACCGGGATTCTACACCGGATTCGAAATCATAAATAAAAACATTGGGGACTTCATCTCTCAAGGAAATGTAAGCTATTTTGCTGCCGTCCGGACTTAGAATGGCCTTTCTATTATCAACTTGTTCCGGGTCTATGGTTTTCTCCGATCCGGTTTCGGGGTCAATGAGAACCAAATTTCGATCTCCATTTTCAGCAAACCTGTGAAGCAGCCAGACATTTTCACCCTCAACCCAAAGCGGCCACAAGAGCTGAATATCCCCAGAGTAATCAGTCAGCTTTTCCTCTTTTCGAGTTTCCAGGTTCATTACAAACAGGTTTCCGGTCCCTCCCTCATTTACGATATACCCAATTTGATTTTGGGATGAACCTGCAGCCGGGAATTTGGCTTTTCGGTTAACGGTAAGCCGGGTTTCTTTCTCTTTTTCTAAATCATACAAAAATATATCGTTGATCAGTGAAGAATGCTTCCCTCTTACCATTCTTGAATAAAGAAGGTGTTGAGGGTCCAGCCAGTTCAAATCAGAATTAATGGCTCCTTCCCCAATCAGTGTGTTCTGCCTGGATGAATCAGTTGAAGTGACGTACAACCTGCGTACCGGTCGGGACATGGACGTGAGAGACAGAACAGCCAGCAGGCTATCATCGGGGCTTACAGAGGCATCAAAATAAAACTGACCTGGAAAGCTGAATTCATCTGCATGTAGGGAATCGGTACGCTCCATTTGGGATGCCACCGTATTGTAATACACATTTACATGCTTTCGCCATCTGTCATAAAATCCACTATAACCCCCATCTATTGTTTCTTCAAAGGCATTGCCAAAATCATGATACCTGATCAACCCAAACAACTTTTTTCGATGCTGCAACAGGTTTGCAAGAGAAGTATCTCTATATTGCTCAGCAAAGTAACGCAGTTGTGAATTTCCCATAGCATAGAGCAAACGCCCGTCTTCAAGGGACTGCCCGGAGCTGTAGTTCAGGTCGTCATCAAAAATTGCTTTACGCAACCAACGGTCGCCCCGTTGAGAATCCCACTTTTCCGTTTCATATTGAGCCAGGCCTTCAGTCCAAAAACCGGGCAGTGGATTTGCAAAGGTATATTGAAGCAGGCCAAGTGGTGATTTCACCGCCTCAAAATGAAAAATATGAGCCAATTCATGCGCTATTACCTTCCGAAGCCACTTCTCCTGCCCCGTCCAGATTTCGCTGTAATCGTTTAAATTCACCCAAATATTGGTGTACGGCCGGCTGAATGGAACAGCGAAGCCATTATTGACTTCATCTTCGTCTGAAAGATAAATGCGTATTTTTTGATCGAAAGTAACTTCAAGATTTTTGGAAAGAGCTTCATAAGTTTGCTCAGCAATAGCAGCAGCCTCACCCTCAATTCCGGCAATCCTCTCCGGATACATAATGAGGAAATGCTCCGTTTCAGCTACCTGCCAATTCAGTTCGGGGTGATTTCGTCCACTGGTAGAATTAAAGCCCTGTGCAAATAGCAGCTGAACTGAAAATGATAAAGCGATGAATAGTATTGACTTCTTGAACAACGATCAGTGGTTGAGTTCCGGTTCTAATTCAGGATGAAATAATGAAATTAATCCGTCAATTGCTGTTGGTTTCCTTCCTCAATTTGCTGTTGTTGTTCCTCTTCCACGAGCTTCCATTCTTCAACCAAATCGTTGTTCATATCTTTTAGAAAGCGGGATGGTTGCGTGAAATAATCGCCATAGGCTGATTGTGCCAGCACCGGATAACTGAAGTATAGCATGTCTTTGGCGCGGGTTGCGGCTACATATAACAGTCGCAGTTCCTCGTCAAGCTGTTCCTCATCCTCAACTGAATATGCTGAAGGTATAATACCATCCAGGCACTGAATGATGAAAACGTGCTTCCATTCAAGTCCTTTTGCAGAATGAATAGTACTCAGGATCAGTGGGGCTTCCTCCTTGGTTTTCTGCTCGGTATCAACGGCTGTTGCAGTAATGGGATCAAGAGCCAGTTCTTCCAGCATTTTTGGAAGCGATGTAAAGCTTTCCGAAACGTTAACAAAAGCCTCTAAGTCTTTAAGGCGCTTTGGATAGTCGTCGTATCGATCTTTGCAAAAATCACGGTAATAATCCACAACCAACTCAACAACTTTAGCCACCGAATGATCATTTTCTTTCAGAGCAACCAGAAGTTTACTGAGCACTTTAAGCTGATCGATATATGATTGACTTGTGGTGTCAGACAGATC of the Gracilimonas sediminicola genome contains:
- a CDS encoding succinylglutamate desuccinylase/aspartoacylase family protein, translating into MPEFITINKQRIGLGEQKIVNLNIARLPTYTSIDLPVLVYRAPKDGPVLLLTGGLHGDEVNGVEIVRRMIEREIVIPEKGTVIAIPIVNIYGFIQNSRGLPDGKDINRSFPGAKGGSLAKLLAHTLMKEIIPEVDCGIDFHTGGAARANYPQIRCSFKIKRAKELATAMGAPVMMHSSLISKSFRSAAHKKGKEILVYETGESLRYDETGIEEGIEGTQRLMKYLGMITSAPEPNKTKVFNNSTWIRTKNAGLFITKAELGEEFNKRQVLGSIKDPYGELNSRVVAPHDGMVIGLNNCPVVNKGDALIHFAYNK
- a CDS encoding DUF952 domain-containing protein; amino-acid sequence: MEIDLLFTAIKPSDWKNVSDNGSFSPDSIEEAGYVRSFTGEHAEKVINHYFEGEEKLLLIVLDPLRIQTPIKHIEEDGFSFTAIQGAVSIDAIIDKIKLSSDKKGKFSLNVKHFD
- a CDS encoding diacylglycerol/lipid kinase family protein yields the protein MSNDPSYCFIINCASNAFRAEAFFRSKEAELEDKFPGTSFIYVRKDDSIAEIARQKSAEHSHVIACGGDGTVNRVANGLIGRDSKLGVIPIGSGNDFAQSIGLSKDFDKNIQVLIQQETKQVDAIKSEWGYFINTTGIGVDGLTNYYASKSGFKSGFLRYFLGGLKALSMSEPFKAKISISGLNDAIEQQVWMVAVANGKSEGGKYQISPSSINSDGKVELIVVKAVSRMRLILEFLKLSFGFSFNKKIVDEYLFADTVTISTDRVLKSHADGEQVPKTDHFVFEVLPGALEVIVAS
- a CDS encoding energy transducer TonB, producing the protein MRGPVKIIDRKNDLKQGYLLRLEIGFILSLLIFISASKLTIKPSEKGDQIVVDRQEEVFVEEIVQTKQEVKAPPPPRPMIPVEVPNDEIIEDELIDLDAELDMDAAIMELPPPPPRMIEQEEEEEIFVVVEQMPELIGGLAAVQKHITYPEMALKAGIEGRVVVQFLIDKEGNVLDPIVVRGIGGGCDEEALKAVQKVKFKPGKQRGQPVIVRYSLPVAFRLQETNS
- a CDS encoding response regulator, whose amino-acid sequence is MKIIIVEDDKVLSLLLSKMIERLNYEVIEIITKGHEAIEKIDALNPDLVLMDIMLEDDVDGIDAMTALREKANDVPVIYITGNSDPLNRERAKTTDFIDYLIKPVSFDELKSTINRLAEKES
- a CDS encoding redoxin domain-containing protein gives rise to the protein MKTAPDFTLKNTSNEDVSLSDFKGEKNVVLLFFPLAFSGVCTKELCSTRDNLKIYNSLDAEVLAISIDSFFTLKAFKEANNLNFSLLSDFNKEVSAKYDSLYDDYFGMKGVSKRSVFVIDKEGRVVHQEILEDSGKIPNLSKVQEVLAGLN
- a CDS encoding NuoI/complex I 23 kDa subunit family protein, which encodes MAKNLEKPTVNALSDNYKNERKLNFLEKLYLPEILKGMWYSFKQMFQPSFTLNYPEEKWDPPAIFRGRPVLVEDHNKERCVACGLCARACPPLAISMQAKETEDEKERYPDFFEINMLRCIYCGYCEEVCPEEAIVMSKDYDIVFESREDAIYDKERLLVPKEDVADRLEYLKNYRNRQFGSFWDFQEENNIHSVRDRDKDWNTGLSLVDMIEQQEKNDSTPASSSWNT
- the der gene encoding ribosome biogenesis GTPase Der — translated: MLPVVSIVGRPNVGKSTLFNRLIGTRKAIVHDEYGVTRDRHYGESFWNGRDFTVIDTGGYLPDEMNVMVVGIREQVHIALEESDVILFVVDVKDGINTLDKAVANLLRQQDKPVLLVSNKADNEERRMNSTEFYELGIEDLFPVSSINGTGTGNLLDRVVELLPEEEEPEEENDIPKLAFIGRPNVGKSSLFNALLNDERAIVTDIAGTTRDSINSNLEYDDKEYLLVDTAGLRKRTKVKENIEFYSTIRTDRAIRECDIAILIVDAMQGFDAQDKRVIREAEKFNKGLVIVLNKWDLVPEKDTNTVREFEDYIYTSVPQLYYVPIVTISALNKTRIHRVLDVADEVIAERRKEISTPDFNDFLEQMLGEKPLPMKRGQQLKITYATQVKSNPPVFKFFMNSPHELPPNYRKYIENKIRERFGFLGVPITMVFRQK
- a CDS encoding BamA/TamA family outer membrane protein encodes the protein MGFVRLGGVSISLFTDGGIVWDARSESGETGTIQRWGAGAELKNEISIAGLSISHAFGVAQPAHQLFTDAKSDMYYRVQAVVPF
- a CDS encoding TolB family protein yields the protein MFKKSILFIALSFSVQLLFAQGFNSTSGRNHPELNWQVAETEHFLIMYPERIAGIEGEAAAIAEQTYEALSKNLEVTFDQKIRIYLSDEDEVNNGFAVPFSRPYTNIWVNLNDYSEIWTGQEKWLRKVIAHELAHIFHFEAVKSPLGLLQYTFANPLPGFWTEGLAQYETEKWDSQRGDRWLRKAIFDDDLNYSSGQSLEDGRLLYAMGNSQLRYFAEQYRDTSLANLLQHRKKLFGLIRYHDFGNAFEETIDGGYSGFYDRWRKHVNVYYNTVASQMERTDSLHADEFSFPGQFYFDASVSPDDSLLAVLSLTSMSRPVRRLYVTSTDSSRQNTLIGEGAINSDLNWLDPQHLLYSRMVRGKHSSLINDIFLYDLEKEKETRLTVNRKAKFPAAGSSQNQIGYIVNEGGTGNLFVMNLETRKEEKLTDYSGDIQLLWPLWVEGENVWLLHRFAENGDRNLVLIDPETGSEKTIDPEQVDNRKAILSPDGSKIAYISLRDEVPNVFIYDFESGVESRFTNLFTGGEVFGWVSDFDSTGEEHLVIGASETRTQDKLHFVSAGREVYQPELNLPETYASWRHQSPENEIPSNIKPNPALITDRYSYNAFQNLTHIASFGFPYYSDANDWGVFATSNWTEPLAKHTISGGGWLSIPDPLNKSYGALSYINNQLYPTLTFSVYQIPENGQYYGEEFLFEEYIGADIAINWPLDVFSSSYQNSSWSARFRHYSTDPMGENRFTSNPNLATPQNATVTDLQLSWQIKKQRPWKNNSYHPLDGTGLQLSVKASEKIIGSDTRTLTSDIHGYTVQPFLGLNRIFLEGRFQSQWGNNLPQNYIGFSRYDNVDISLPNDIPLQFFGDNERIRGYRKFVTGKQVAFGSVEYRIPFIPS